The following nucleotide sequence is from Methylocella sp..
TGGTCGTCGAGCGCCAATTGATGGAGCGTCAGGAGCCTGGCCGGCGCGAAATGGGCCGCGAAAAATTTCTCGCGCGCGTGTGGGAGTGGAAAGCCGAATCCGGCGGGGCGATCGTCAACCAGTTGCAGCGTCTCGGCGCTTCCTGCGATTGGTCGCGCGAACGCTTTACCATGGACGAAGGTCTGTCTCGTGCGGTCGTCAAGGTATTCGTACAGCTCTACAAGGAAGGGCTGATTTATAAGGACAAGCGCCTCGTCAACTGGGACCCGCGGCTTTTGACGGCGATCTCGGACCTCGAGGTGGTCCAGGTCGAGACCAAAGGTCATCTCTGGCATTTCAAATATCCGGTCGTCGATGACGCCGGCCAGGAGACCGGCGAATTCATCGTCGTCGCGACAACGCGGCCGGAAACCATGCTGGGCGACGCCGCTGTGGCGGTCAATCCGAAGGATGAGCGCTATTTGCATCTGCACGGCAAACGCGTGCGGCTGCCGCTTGTCGGCCGTCTGATCCCGATCGTCGCGGACGATTATTCCGATCCCGAAAAAGGCACCGGCGCGGTGAAGATCACCCCCGCGCATGATTTCAACGATTTCGAGGTCGGGCGGCGGCACGGGCTGCCGTTGATCAATATTTTCGACGCCGAAGCGAATCTGATCTTGCGCGGAAACGACGCCTTCCACGCCGGAGCCAATCCCATTGCGGGGCTCGATGAGCTGCATGGCCTGTCGCGCGAACGCGCGCGCAAGAAAATCGTCGAATTAATGGAGGAGCGGGAACTGCTCGAAAGGATCGAGCCGCATCCGCATATGGTTCCGCATGGCGACCGCTCCGGCGTCATTGTCGAGCCCTGGCTGACCGATCAATGGTATGTCGACGCCAAGACATTGGCGCAGCCGGCCCTCGCAGCGGTGCGCGAGGGCAAGACCCGTTTCGTTCCCGAGAATTGGGAAAAGACCTATTTTCAATGGCTGGAGAATATCCAGCCCTGGTGCATCTCCCGCCAACTCTGGTGGGGCCATCAGATTCCAGCTTGGTATGGGCCGGACGGGAAAGTTTTCGTCGAAGCTTCGGAAGGCGAGGCGGCGGCGGCGGCGCGCGCTCATTACGGCGTTGAGACGCCATTGACGCGCGACGAAGACGTCCTCGACACTTGGTTTTCGTCCGGACTCTGGCCATTCTCAACCCTCGGCTGGCCTGACGAAAGCCCGGAACTGAAGCGCTATTATCCGACCAATGTCCTCGTCACGGGCTTCGACATCATCTTCTTCTGGGTGGCGCGGATGATGATGATGGGCGTGCATTTCATGGGCGAGATCCCGTTCCGCGACGTCTACATCCACGCGCTCGTCCGTGACGAGAAGGGCGCGAAAATGTCGAAGTCCAAGGGCAATGTGATCGACCCTCTGAACCTCATCGAGCAATACGGCGCGGATTCTCTGCGCTTCACTTTGGCCGCGATGGCGGCGCAGGGACGCGACCTAAAGCTTTCGACGCAAAGGGTCGAAGGCTACCGCAATTTCGCGACCAAGATCTGGAATGCGGCGCGCTTTGCCGAGATGAATGAGTGCGTCCGGGTTGCAGGCTTCGATCCGGCGTCCGTGACGATCACCCTCAACAGCTGGATCATAGGGGAGGCCGCGAAGGCCGTCGCCGAGGTGACCGGCGCGATCAAAACCTACCGTTTCAACGACGCCGCCAACGCCGCCTATCGTTTCGTCTGGAATATTTTCTGCGACTGGTATCTCGAACTCGCAAAGCCTCTGCTCCAAGGCGCCGATGGCCCTAGCAAGGACGAGACGCGAGCGGCGACCGCTTTCGTTCTCGACGAGATCATTAAATTGCTGCACCCCTTCATGCCCTTCCTCACCGAAGAGCTTTGGGCGATCAAGGCCACGGCTGAGCTGCCGCGATCGAGCGTTTTGGCGCTGGCCCCATGGCCGCAGCTGGATGGTTTTGAGAATGCCGCCGCCGAGGCAGAGATCGGCTGGCTCGTGGAGCTCGTTTCGGAGGTGCGCTCGGTGCGTTCGGAAATGAACGTTCCCGCAGCAGCGCAGATTCCCTTGGTGCTGGTCGGCGCCGACGAACAGGTTTCCGCGCGGGCGAGAAACGGGGACGATACGCTGAAACGGCTGGCGCGGCTGTCAGACATATCATTTGCCGCCGAGTCGCCGGAAAAATCCGTCCAGATTATCGTGCGCGGCACGGTGGCGGCTCTGCCGCTGCAAGGGATCATCGATTTCGACGCGGAAAAAGTCAGGTTGGCCAAGGAAATCGGCAAACTGCTGGCCGACGCCAAAAAAATCGAGGCTAAGCTCGGCAACGCCGATTTTGTAGCCAGGGCGCCGGAAGAAGTGGTCGAGGAAAACCGCGAAAGACTGGTGGAGGCGCAGGCGAGAGCGGCGAAGCTGGATGCGGCGCTGAAGCGGCTTGGCTAGGCGAAATGCGTCTGTTTTCGCGTCCGTAGTGGCGGCCGTGCAGAGCCATTCGTCGCTTGCCTCATGGGTCAGGCGCTGACGACAGGATCTCCGAAGCGCGTCTTGATCGCGGCGACCGCGCCTTTTCGTTGGCATTCCATGAAGCCGATGCTCTCGCACGCGCCGTGGAGACGGATGCGCGGCAAACTGGTGTTATGTCTGAGGTGATCTGGAAACAATCCGCCAAACCTGGTCGTCGTCGCCGTGCGAAAGCCCAGCTCTCGGCAAAGGGCAAATTCCCTTTCGCCGCAGCTCTTCGAGTCGCCGTAAGGATAAGCGAAATGACGTACAGCCTTGCCGGTAAGGCGCTCGAGATAGGCGGCGTTCGCGAAAATTTCGTCGCGCGCCTGATCAAGACTCAATTGCGCGAGATTCGGGTGGCTATCCGTATGCCCGCCAATTTCGACAAGAGGATCGTCGGAAAGCTCCCGTAATTCAATGTTATTCAGGGCGTCTTCGTCCAATACCTGCTCGGCGCTAATATTCTTTTGACGAGAGAGATGAACAATCTCTTCGGCGTCCATTTCTTTGTTGTCAATATAGTTGCAAATGGCCTGGAACGTCTTAAGTTTCTGCTTGGGCGTTGATGTTGTAAAGAGTCTACCGCCTACAGTAAGGGTAGCTTGATCGTGGCGTTTGATGATTTCTCTCAAGGATCTCCACCAATTGACTATACGCCGCTCCAGAAACGCGGTAGTTATATACACGGCGAATGGCTTATTATATTTTTTGAATAAGGGCAGCGCCACAGTCAAATTATCTCGATAGCCATCGTCAAACGTAAAGCAGACGAAGTTTCTTGTATTTCTTGTCGCAAGCCGCTCAAGCGCCTCGTCCATAGAAATTATATCCACGCCGTTCGCAATATAGTATGTAATAATTAGGTTGAGAAAATCGATACTTATTTGAAGATTAGGGTCAATGAGGTTATTTTTATCGCGCACCACGCTGTGCCCCATAATAATAGCGCCCATTCCCCCATATCTGCGGCCGATTAGTTCGTCGGCGCGTGTTTTGTGAACGACGTCTGAAACTCCTCTTAGGAAAGAGTAGTTCATGCGATTTCTCCGCACTCGTCTTCTGACCAAAACCGCTGCCGCTCAGACATGCTGCGGCCCACGCGATATTCGTAATCGCTTCGATCTGCTTCTCTTCAACCGCGCTGTCGTGAAAGAATATCACGCTTCGTGGTTGGCAGTTCAAGTAAATTCGGGCGCGCGGGAGGCGATTGCAGACTCGTCAAGTATTTAACTAATAAATTTTGCTATTTTGTGAGGATTTACTCATGAAAGTAATTTTCATTTGTGATTTCTTCTTGTCATCGGGCGGCGCTGCGAAGATCGGCTTGGATCTTGTGCAGATGCTCACGGCGCAGAACATCCCGGTTAAAGTTTTCGTCGGAGAACCCTGCGATGGCTTTTCAACCATTCCGGTTATTTCGCTGGGGCAAAAAAGACTTCTTCACGCCGATCCCAAGACACGCATTTTCCGTGGGTTGTTTAATGCCACGGCGCATGCTGAGCTGGTCAAACTCATCGATAACGATGACACGCCCGACACGATCTACATCGTCAATTCCTGGTTTCAAATCCTTTCCCCTTCAATTTTTGCGGCGCTGAACCGGGTCGCAAAACGCGTTCTGGTTTACGCCCATGACTTTTTTATCGCCTGCCCGAATGGCGGCTATTTCGATTTCACGCGCGAAGAATCATGCAACCGCGTCCCGCTTTCGATGTCATGTCTCGCTACCCAATGCGACAAACGGAACTACTGGCAAAAGATCTGGCGATCGGGCGTGTCGGCGATGCGGCGATTGACCTGGAACATCGAGCGCAACGGTTCAAGGGTCGTCGCCGTTCACGAGGGCATGGTCGAGTACCTAAACAGGGCTGGGATCCCTGAGAAATCCATCAGCGTCGTCCATAATCCATCCACGCCCTTCACGGCGCTCCCGGTTAAGGCCGAATGTAATCGTGAGATTCTCTATGTCGGAACGCTAACGGAGCAAAAAGGCTTTGACGTGCTGATCGAGGCTCTGCGCGAGCGGCCATGGACCGCGAATATCTTCGGCGAGGGCGACATACGTTTTGCGCCGGCCCCGCATCTGATCGCGCATGGTTTCCAATCCCATGACGTAATTGCGCAGGCCGCGGCGCGATCGCGCCTGCTGATCATGCCTTCAAGAGTGCGCGAGACCTTCGGGCTGGCGGCTTTGGAGGCGCTGGGCTCCGGCATTCCCGTCATCATGAGCAAGCAAGCTTTAATCGCCACGGACATCAAAACTCATCAATGCGGGCTAGTCTTGCCGGCGGTGGATAAGAGCTGCATTCTCAAAGCTCTCGATGAATTGTTTGCCGACGATGGCCGCACTGCGGAATTCAGCCGCCGGGCGGCCGGCGCGCACGCTTCGATTTCCCCATCATATCAGGACTGGATGAAGCAGATTTTGCTCGTCTGCCAATCGACGCTGAAATGAATTTTGATTCACAGAGGCGGGCGCTCATATCCGGCGCTATTTGACGAAAGCGTCAAGCACCAGCTTGCCGTTCAAAGCGATGATCGCCACAGCGATGATCGCGGCGATGGCGGTTGTCGCAAGCGGAGCCGTCAGGCTCCCCATTCGCTTGCGCGACGCGGTGAACCAGACCAAGGGCGTGACGGCGAAGGGCAGGGTGAGGCTCAAGACAACCTGACTCAGAATGAGAAGATTGTTCGTCGAGCTTTCGCCGCCGATATAAATCGCGGCGATCGCAGGAACGATGGCGATTGACCGCGTGAGCAGCCGCCGCGCGATCGGATTGAGCTTTATCTTGATGAAGCCTTCCATGATGATCTGGCCCGCGAGGGTCGCGGTCAGAGTCGAATTCAGGCCGCAAGCGATCAGAGCAATGGCGAAAAGCTTGGCGGCGAGGGCGCTCCCGAGAAGCGGCGCGATCAGCCGATAGGCGTCCGGCAATTCGGCGACCTCGGTATGCCCGTGGGCGTGAAACGCGGCTGCGGCGAGAACGAGAATAGAGCCATTGATGACGAGCGCGAAGGCGAGAGCGATGGTCGAATCGAGAATTGCAAACCGGATCGCGCTGGCCTTGTCAGACTGGCGCGGACCGACGGCGCGCGTCAGCACGATGCCTGAATGGAGATAAAGATTGTGCGGCATCACCGTCGCGCCGAGAATGCCGAGCCCGATGTAAAGCATCTGTGAATCGGTGAACAACGCCCGCGTCGGCAACAGACCGCGCGCCACTTCCGCCATATCCGGCCGCGCAAGGATAAGTTCGATCGCGAAACAGGATGCGATCACGATCAGCAGCGAAACGACGAAAGCCTCAAGCTTGCGAAAGCCAAATCGCATGAAGGCGAGGACGAGCAAAGCGTCGAAAGCCGTAACGATCACGTCAATGCCGAGCGGCAGGCCTGTGAGCAGTTCAAGGCCGATTGCGGTTCCGATCACTTCCGCGAGATCGGTTGCGATGATCGCCGTCTCCATGATCAGCCAGAAGACGATGCTGACCGGCTTCGGAAACGCGTCGCGGCAGATTTGAGCGAGGTCGCGGCCAGTGGCGAAAGCGAGCCTTGCCGAAAGCGCCTGCAGGACGATGGCCATCAGGCTCGACACAACCGCGACGAACAGCAGCGCCGTCCCAAAACGCGAGCCGCCGGCAAGGGCAGTCGCCCAGTTGCCGGGGTCCATATATCCCGTGGCGACGAGATAGCCTGGACCGGCGAAAGCCAGAAAGCGCCGAATCGACGAGCCGGTGCGAGGGACGTTGACGCTGCCAAACGTCGCCCCGAGCGACTTCGGGGCTCCCTCGTAGAGCGGGCTTCGCAGAACGGCGGCCTGGCTGTCGGCGCTGGTGAGCTCGGACAGCGGAGGCAGCTGTTGCATTAAATTCTCCTTCACTGACCGTAAGATGTAGCCTATGCTACAAAATAGTCAAAGGGAAAGAAATTGGCCTCGCTGGTGCTTTTTGCGCATATGAATCGCGCAAAAAAGCGCAGATTCTTTTGGATCGATTCGTTAAAGCAGATAGATCGCTACGGGATGCGGGCGAGGACTGTTATGGACTTTCCCCTAGGGAAAACCGGATGAGCGCGAAAGAGGCGAAGCCAGATTCGACCAGTCCCGCCGGGCTGCCGGCAGAGGCCGATCAAGCGTTGCGCTTCGAGAAAGCGCGCTCGGCGCAGGCCTCCGCGATTCTTGAAGATTACGTCGAATTGATCGACGACCTTCTAATGAGCGACGGCGAGGCGCGTCCCACCGACATAGCGCGCCGGCTCGGGGTCTCGCATGCGACCGCGATCAAAAGCATCGCCCGCTTGAAGCGGGAGGGGCTCGCCACGTCAAAACTCTATCGCGGCGTCTTCCTTACCTCGGAGGGACACGGACTTGCCGCCCGCGTGCGCGCCCGACATCGGTTGGTGGTTGATTTGCTGGTTGCGGTCGGCGTGCCGGAGCGTTGCGCGGAACTCGACGCCGAAGGGATCGAGCATCATGTATCAGACGTTGCGCTGGCGGCTTTTTCCCGTTTTCTGAAACGCTCAGGCAGGGCGTAAGGCGACTTTTGAGTCGGCCCCCATTGCGGTTTACGCGTCGTTAACCATCTGCTGTATGAAATACGAATCACGCATTCTAGACCGAGCCCGATCAGCTTATGCTAGCTTGCCGCTTTGCCGGCAGAAATCTGACTTGGGGCGGCCTTAAAGTTTGTGCCTTTTGAGACACAGCGGGAAACAACTTAGCTTCAACTTGTCAGTTCAAGAAGAAGTTGACTTTAAAGTCCCAAACGACTCGGTAAGTGTAACTCAAAATAGAAGTCATCAGCGTCGCTTCAATTGGTCGGTCGCAGTGCGTGATAGAGGGTTTCAGCTCTTGATCGATGCGTTGCGTCATGGTCGCGTCGACGGCGCTCCCCCTCCTCGCTAACAGGTCCGAAAGCGGTCAATGAACGCTCGCGTATTCGACAAAAGCAAACTCCCCAGCCGGCATGTGACGGAAGGCGCATCACGCGCGCCGCATCGCTCCTATCTTTACGCCATGGGGCTGACGCGCGAGCAGATTCACCAGCCCTTGGTCGGAGTCGCGTCCTGCTGGAACGAGGCGGCGCCTTGTAACATTTCTTTGATGCGGCAGGCGCAGGCTGTGAAGAAGGGCGTTGTTTCGGCCGGCGGCACGCCGCGCGAGTTCTGCACCATCACGGTGACCGATGGAATCGCCATGGGGCATGAGGGCATGAAATCTTCGCTGGTTTCACGAGATGTGATCGCCGATTCGGTCGAGCTCACCATGCGCGGCCATTGCTATGACGCGCTCGTCGGATTGGCTGGCTGCGATAAATCGCTGCCCGGAATGATGATGGCGATGCTGCGGCTCAACGTCCCCTCCATCTTCATCTATGGCGGTTCGATCCTGCCCGGAACGTTCCGCGGCCGGCAAGTGACCGTGCAGGATCTGTTCGAGGCCGTCGGCAAATATTCCGTCGGCGAAATGTCGGCCGAGGACCTCGACGAACTCGAGACGGTGGCGTGTCCTTCAGCGGGCGCGTGCGGAGCGCAATTCACCGCCAATACAATGGCGACGGTTTCCGAGGCGATCGGGCTGGCGTTGCCCTACTCCGCTGGCGCGCCTGCTCCTTATGAAATCCGCGATCGCTTTTGCATGACGGCGGGCGAGGTCGTGATGGATCTCATCGCGCGCAATTTGCGTCCGCGCGATATAGTCACCCTCAAGGCGCTGGAGAATGCCGCGACCGTCGTCGCCGCGTCCGGCGGTTCGACGAACGCCGCTTTGCATTTGCCGGCGATCGCCAATGAATGCGGGATCAAGTTTGATCTCTTCGACGTCGCCGAAATTTTCAAGCGCACGCCTTACATCGCGGATCTGAAGCCCGGCGGGAAATATGTCGCGAAGGACATGTTCGAGGCGGGCGGCATTCCTTTGCTGATGAAGACGCTGCTCGACCACGGTTTCCTCCACGGCGATTGCATGACCGTCACTGGCCGCACAATTGCCGAGAACATGGAGAAAGTGGCGTGGAATCCGGATCAGGATGTTGTCTGGCCGGCTAACAAGCCGATTACCGCGACGGGCGGCGTCGTTGGACTGCGCGGCAGCCTTGCGCCTGAAGGCGCGATCGTGAAGGTCGCCGGAATGCACCAGGACCAATTGACCTTCAAGGGTCCCGCGCTCTGCTTCGATAGCGAGGAAGAATGTTTCGAGGCTGTGTCGAAGCGCCGGTACGAGGAAGGCTGCGTATTCGTCATCCGCTATGAAGGTCCGCGCGGGGGACCCGGCATGCGCGAAATGCTTTCGACCACAGCCGCTCTCTACGGCCAAGGCATGGGGGCCAAGGTTGCGCTGGTGACGGACGGACGGTTTTCTGGCGCGACGCGCGGCTTTTGCATCGGCCATGTCGGACCCGAAGCTGCGTTGGGCGGACCGATCGCGCTCGTGCAAAACGGGGACTTGATTGAGATCGATGCGGTCAAAGGAACAATTGATCTCCATGTGGGTCATGAAGAATTAGCCGAACGTAAATTAAAATGGCGGCCGCGATTGATCGATTTCGGCTCTGGCGCGTTATGGAAATATGCGCAGTTGGTTGGCCCCGCCGTGAGCGGAGCAGTAACGCATCCCGGTGCTTCGAAAGAAATCCATGTCTACGCTGACGTCTAGCCGTATCGCACTCATAGCCGTTTTGGGGCTCGCCGTCGCTCTGACGGCGACGCAGATTCGCGCGCTCGAAGGGGCCGCCGGGACTCCTGTCGAAAAGCCGGCCGCGCCGATGTACGAGACTCCGCGCGCCGCGTTGCGGGCCGGGATTGAAAATTTTCGCGCTGGGGCTTCCGCTTCCGCAATCGCCGCTTTGAAATATGCGGCGGCGGGCGGCGAATCTTTGGCGCAATGGAAGCTTGCGCAGATTTACGCCAATGGCGACGGCGTTCCGCACGACGACATCAAAGCCTATGATTATTTTTCGCAGATCATCTCAGGCTATGACGAAGATAATCCGAATTGGCGCGACAAGGCGGTGGTGTCGAGCGCCTTTGTCGCTGTTGGCGTTTATAGTTTGAGCGGGATAGCGGATTCGAAGGTGCTTCCCGATCCGGCGCGGGCGATGCAGATGTTCCAATACGCGGCCACGAATTTTGGCGATGCGAGCGCGCAATACAACCTGGCGCGCATGTATCTCGATGGGGCTGGCGGCGGCAAAGACGCCCGTCAAGCTTTGCGATGGTTGTATCTCGCCGCCGAGAAAGGCCATGTCCAGGCGCAGGCCATGCTCGGCAAGGTATTATTCAGCGGGCCGGACGGCATGCGCCCTCAGCGAGCGCGGGCGCTTATGTGGCTGACCCTCGCGCGTGAAGCGGCGATCGACTCCAAAAAAGATAAATGGATCATCGACCTCTATGACAACGCAATGTCCGCCGCCAATGATAGCGAGCGGCAAGTTGCGCTTTCCTATCTCGAAGACCATTTGAAACGGCGGAACTGATCGCCGCGATCTGAGGCGTCTTCAGCAGACAGCTGGCTGCGGCTGTTTCGTTGAAAGCGTGATCATCCAACTTTAAATGGTCACGCTTGCGGCTACGGGGTTTAGACGTCCATGCTTGCGGGGCAGCTTGCGCTGATCGCAGCGTCGTTTTTTTCGGGCGCGGCGGTCTATATCAATGTCGCAGAGCAGCCGGCAAGGCTCGCCATGGATGATTGCGCGATGCTTGAGCATTGGAAGCTTGCTTACAAACGCGGCTTTGCGATGCAGGCCTCTCTTGCACTCATCGGCTTTCTGTTCGGTCTGATTGCGGCTTATGCGTTGACAGATTGGCGGTGGCTGATCGGCGCTTTTCTGCTTCTCTGCAATTGGCCTTTCACTTTGCTCGCCATCATGCCGACCAATCATCTGTTGGGCGCGAGGAGCGCGCTTGGCGTCGCCGCGACCTTCGCATTTTTATGGGCTTCGTTGCGATAGATATGAGACGAAGTTAATAATCAGACGAAATAGAGAACATAACGGCGACGAATCAAGGGCGCTTCAAAGTTAGCTGGTTGTTAACGCAAGCACTGGGGCCTTCCCCTGCAATAAAGCATAGAATCCGCCGTAGAGGTTATATTTGAGCTTCGCGCCTAACTTGCGATTTAACCTTTTTGCGTCATTTTGAGACTAGGCTTCTATCGGGGACAGGGCATGGGACGCGGGCGGATCAGGGTTGGCGTTGGCGGCTGGAGTTTTGCCCCCTGGCGCGATAATTTTTATCCACGCGGCTTGACCCAAGCGAGAGAGCTCGGGTTCGCGAGTCGAAAGCTGACTGCGATCGAGATAAACGCGACATTTTATCGCACACAGACATCTGCGAGCTTTCGCCGCTGGGCCGACGAGACGCCCGACGATTTCGTCTTTGCGATCAAAGCGCATCGGCTGACGACGCATCGCAATCGGCTGGCGGAAGCTGGACCCGCAATCGAACATTTTGTCGGCAGCGGCTTGACGGAGCTGGGGCCAAAACTCGGGCCTTTGGTTTGGCAATTCGCTCCGACGAAGCGTTTCGAAGCTGAGGATTTCGAAGGGTTTCTCGCGCAACTCCCGAAAGAAGAGGGCGGCTGCACGCTGAGGCATGTGCTCGAAGTCCGACACGAGAGTTTTTGCGACGAAAAATTTGTCGCCTTGGCGCGCAGCTACAATTGCGCGATCTGCCTCGCCGATTCCGCCAAATATCCGCTGATCGCCGATATAAGCGCGGATTTCGTCTATGTCCGGCTGCAAAAAAGTTCAGCCTTGCATGAGACCGGCTATGCGCCGGACGCCATCGAAACTTGGCTCCAGCGCGCCAAATGTTGGGCGTCGGGCGGGGAACCCGACGATCTGCCCTATCTCGCCAAGGAGCGCGCGCCCAAAGGGCAGGGGCGCGACAGCTTCATCTTTTTCATTGCAGGCGCGAAAGAGACAAATCCCGCCGCTGCCTGCGCGCTGATCGAGCGGCTACAGCATAATGCCGAAAAGGCCTCGACTTAGGGCCCAGACCCATAAAATGGTTGGCGTGACAGGCGGATTGTGATTCACAGCTTCCGAAAGGAAGCGACTATGAATCGGGATCAATTCTGGCTGACGGACGCGCAGTTCGCGAAGATCGCGCCGCATCTTCCCACGGACACGCGCGGCAAGGCGGGCGTCGATGATCGCCGGGTGGTCAGCGGGATCATTCATGTGCTGAAATCTGGCGGACGCTGGATTGACGCGCCGCTGGAGTACGGGCCAAAGAAGACTCTCTACAATCGCTACGTTCGCTGGGCTGCTAAGGGCGTTTGGATCGATCTGTTCCACGCGCTTGCGCAAGCAGGCGGGCCGCCGGCGCAGGTCCTCATCGACTCCTCGGCGGTCAAGGCGCATCGCTCGGCCAGTGGCGGCAAAGGGGGGAGAAGAATCAGGCCATCGGCCGTTCGCGCGGCGGGCGCACAACCAAAATCCACGCATTGACCGATGCGGACTGCCGCCCGCTGTCTTTCATGCTCACCGGCGGCCAAATCGCCGATTGCTCGGCGGGCGCGGAGCTTATCGCGCGACTTCCTCCTTGCGAAATCCTCCATGGC
It contains:
- a CDS encoding DUF72 domain-containing protein, with the translated sequence MRLGFYRGQGMGRGRIRVGVGGWSFAPWRDNFYPRGLTQARELGFASRKLTAIEINATFYRTQTSASFRRWADETPDDFVFAIKAHRLTTHRNRLAEAGPAIEHFVGSGLTELGPKLGPLVWQFAPTKRFEAEDFEGFLAQLPKEEGGCTLRHVLEVRHESFCDEKFVALARSYNCAICLADSAKYPLIADISADFVYVRLQKSSALHETGYAPDAIETWLQRAKCWASGGEPDDLPYLAKERAPKGQGRDSFIFFIAGAKETNPAAACALIERLQHNAEKAST
- a CDS encoding IS5 family transposase (programmed frameshift), which produces MNRDQFWLTDAQFAKIAPHLPTDTRGKAGVDDRRVVSGIIHVLKSGGRWIDAPLEYGPKKTLYNRYVRWAAKGVWIDLFHALAQAGGPPAQVLIDSSAVKAHRSASGGKGGRRNQAIGRSRGGRTTKIHALTDADCRPLSFMLTGGQIADCSAGAELIARLPPCEILHGDKGYDANAIRRQVEERGAMPNIPPKANRRWKNCFSPFLYRNRNAIERMFCRLKDFRRVATRYDRNALNFLATVCIAATVCYWL